One window from the genome of Synechococcus sp. PROS-7-1 encodes:
- a CDS encoding LysM peptidoglycan-binding domain-containing protein codes for MRRTLLALLALIALSPLPSGAANVTVRAGDTLSDIAARYGVSVGSLMRVNGLRDSNHVEVGQTLRLPSGAAAGVTAGAGRHTVRSGDTLGAIALQYRVSERQLMALNGLVSADHVERGQTLKLPSNAVLPKPKTAAKPKLKPVPVKADPNATSHTVARGQTLTQIAKAYEIPVASLVSINSIKDPNQVTVGTKLMLRATETQPQTAAVPEANVQPRPQPQTSAAKPKPTSQPKPTSQPKPTAKVKPVTTAKANTTKPDSAVQPNKAEWKTYGPLQVDWGNWQLMGGSEVAPTLNRDGQSLYVAVNCSAGKINVTGANGSWKTWIAPQSAFERDLLKDRCKSSKG; via the coding sequence ATGCGCCGCACCCTCTTAGCACTCCTCGCCCTCATCGCCCTGTCACCGCTTCCATCGGGCGCAGCGAACGTGACGGTGAGGGCTGGTGACACGCTCTCCGATATTGCAGCTCGCTACGGGGTGTCCGTCGGCAGCTTGATGCGAGTGAACGGACTTCGCGACTCCAACCACGTGGAAGTGGGACAGACCCTGCGTCTTCCAAGCGGTGCAGCCGCAGGCGTCACAGCCGGAGCAGGTCGGCATACGGTGCGATCCGGAGACACGCTTGGTGCGATCGCTTTGCAGTACCGCGTGAGTGAGCGCCAGCTGATGGCACTGAATGGCCTCGTCAGTGCTGATCATGTGGAACGAGGCCAGACACTGAAACTTCCCAGCAACGCGGTACTACCGAAACCGAAAACAGCCGCCAAACCCAAGCTCAAGCCTGTACCGGTGAAGGCTGATCCCAACGCCACAAGCCACACTGTGGCCCGCGGCCAGACCCTGACGCAGATCGCCAAGGCCTACGAAATCCCTGTGGCTTCCTTGGTGAGCATCAATTCCATTAAGGATCCCAACCAAGTGACCGTGGGTACCAAGCTGATGCTCCGAGCCACTGAAACCCAACCCCAAACCGCAGCTGTTCCTGAGGCGAACGTGCAACCCAGGCCTCAGCCCCAGACATCGGCAGCAAAGCCCAAGCCAACAAGCCAGCCGAAACCAACAAGCCAGCCCAAACCAACCGCCAAGGTCAAGCCGGTCACCACTGCGAAGGCCAACACAACAAAACCAGACTCCGCCGTCCAACCGAACAAAGCGGAATGGAAGACCTACGGCCCCCTCCAGGTGGACTGGGGAAACTGGCAGTTAATGGGAGGCAGTGAGGTCGCACCCACCTTGAACAGAGATGGACAGTCCCTGTATGTGGCGGTGAACTGCTCTGCTGGAAAGATCAACGTGACCGGCGCCAATGGCAG
- a CDS encoding aldehyde dehydrogenase family protein, whose product MQRSQGSVMVQFAGTNPFSARDLEALRAPVVEGTTRPEAWRRLQLDRLHALVCDHEQEVLEALHQDLAKPPLEGMAEVVALLQELKLARRNLRQWMRPQSIRVPLVQQPGRAQLIREPLGCVLLIGPWNLPFSLTFWPLVSALAAGNTAVIKPSEQAPATAELIERLVPRHFPSDVVRVVNGDARVAADLVRLRFDHIFFTGGGRIGAKVLEGAAANLTPVTLELGGKNPAVVIQGADLDVTARRLIWGKGFNAGQACVAPDHILVEQSLREPLVQAMADQRRALYGANPLESEHMASLISERHYGRLAGLLKTAQNEGRVLIGGECDETRRRIAPTLISIEDDTDPLMADELFGPLLPMIEIPDLNHAITRMQGQDKPLAIYLFGGDHGDQQRLLRCTSSGTVCFNDVILQAGVPGLAFGGVGASGMGSHHGEAGFRTFSHERSVLKRPFWLDIPQRYPPYTLKPETFRRLLS is encoded by the coding sequence ATGCAACGGTCGCAGGGAAGCGTGATGGTTCAGTTCGCCGGGACCAATCCCTTCTCAGCAAGGGATCTTGAGGCATTACGCGCCCCTGTGGTGGAAGGGACCACCCGCCCTGAAGCCTGGAGACGGCTTCAGCTGGATCGCCTCCACGCCCTGGTCTGCGATCACGAGCAGGAAGTGTTGGAAGCGCTCCATCAAGATCTGGCCAAACCTCCCCTCGAGGGGATGGCCGAGGTGGTGGCCCTGCTGCAGGAATTGAAACTGGCCCGACGGAACCTGCGCCAGTGGATGCGCCCTCAGTCGATCCGGGTCCCGCTCGTGCAACAGCCTGGACGCGCCCAGTTGATCCGCGAACCGCTTGGCTGCGTGCTGCTGATCGGCCCCTGGAATCTGCCCTTCAGTCTCACGTTCTGGCCTTTGGTCAGCGCCTTGGCCGCGGGGAATACTGCCGTGATTAAGCCGTCCGAACAGGCACCGGCAACCGCGGAACTGATTGAACGACTGGTGCCTCGGCACTTTCCCAGCGATGTGGTCCGAGTGGTGAACGGGGATGCCCGGGTGGCAGCGGATCTGGTCAGGCTCCGGTTTGATCACATCTTTTTCACCGGAGGAGGGCGCATCGGCGCCAAAGTGCTTGAAGGAGCTGCAGCCAATCTCACGCCCGTGACCCTGGAACTGGGGGGCAAGAACCCTGCGGTGGTGATCCAAGGAGCCGATCTGGACGTCACAGCACGGCGACTGATCTGGGGGAAGGGATTCAATGCCGGACAAGCCTGTGTGGCTCCCGATCACATCCTGGTGGAGCAAAGCCTGAGAGAACCACTTGTTCAGGCCATGGCCGATCAGCGGCGGGCGCTCTACGGCGCGAATCCACTGGAATCAGAGCACATGGCCTCACTGATTTCAGAGCGTCACTACGGACGCTTGGCAGGCCTGCTCAAAACTGCACAAAACGAAGGGCGCGTCCTCATTGGAGGGGAATGCGATGAAACCCGCCGCAGGATTGCTCCAACGCTGATCAGCATCGAAGACGACACCGACCCGCTGATGGCCGATGAACTCTTCGGTCCTCTGTTGCCGATGATTGAAATCCCTGATCTCAACCATGCCATCACCCGGATGCAAGGCCAGGACAAACCTCTCGCCATTTACCTGTTCGGAGGTGATCACGGCGATCAGCAACGCCTGCTGCGCTGCACAAGCTCTGGAACCGTCTGTTTTAACGATGTCATCCTCCAGGCTGGCGTTCCAGGTCTGGCCTTCGGAGGCGTCGGGGCCAGTGGAATGGGATCCCATCACGGCGAAGCCGGGTTCCGCACGTTTTCGCATGAACGATCGGTGCTGAAACGGCCGTTCTGGCTCGATATACCGCAGCGGTATCCGCCCTACACCCTGAAGCCAGAAACATTCCGTCGCCTGTTGAGCTGA
- a CDS encoding alpha-amylase family protein: protein MPKQQPWWNGAVIYQLIVRSYADGNGDGVGDLQGLANRLPYLRWLGVEAIWLTPVYPSPLQDGGYDITDFKAIHPDLGDLAAFHRFLTAAHGHGLKVVMDLVLNHTSTLHPWFQRARWAPQGTPEREVYVWSDDPHRYADAPVLFRHFESSNWEWDEVAGQYYLHRFLRHQPDLNYANPLVQDEMLEVVDFWIERGVDGFRLDAVPFLFEEENSRCEGLPETHAFLKRLRERVDSHGRDVLLLAEAIQPVQEAAPYLADDELHGAFNFVLTAHLFAAIASGSTENLRQCLQDAQDAVCGCRWALPLRNHDELWLGDGHLIPEEVIQIIRAGLHQGQGHWLNWGINRRLAPLLNGDPGSNRVLHGLLYSLPGMPCLYYGDELGMGDWPGLRDRDPNRTPMAWTPARNGGFSSAPDPLLVLPPITAPGYDYRVVNVEVQKQLPGSLLNWHRRMLTCRRLLPALRYGDFELLPSAHPSVISYVRCDGRMTVLVAANLSAAGASLQLDLSRWEGERTREVMWGCEYPPASADWFVYLPAHGFNWWLLGEVEEPNDALQDS, encoded by the coding sequence ATGCCGAAGCAGCAGCCGTGGTGGAACGGCGCCGTGATCTATCAATTGATCGTGCGCAGCTATGCCGATGGCAACGGCGATGGCGTGGGCGATCTGCAGGGGCTGGCGAATCGGTTGCCCTATCTGCGCTGGCTTGGGGTGGAAGCAATCTGGCTCACTCCGGTTTATCCATCTCCCCTCCAGGACGGTGGGTACGACATCACTGATTTCAAGGCGATTCATCCAGATCTGGGCGATCTGGCGGCCTTTCATCGTTTTCTCACTGCCGCCCATGGGCATGGGTTGAAGGTGGTGATGGATCTAGTGCTGAATCACACCAGCACGCTTCACCCCTGGTTTCAGAGGGCTCGCTGGGCACCGCAGGGAACGCCTGAACGGGAGGTGTACGTCTGGAGCGACGACCCCCATCGCTATGCCGATGCACCCGTGCTGTTCCGCCATTTCGAATCCTCGAATTGGGAATGGGATGAGGTGGCAGGGCAGTACTACCTCCACCGCTTTCTGCGTCATCAGCCCGACCTCAATTACGCCAATCCACTGGTTCAGGACGAGATGCTCGAGGTGGTGGACTTCTGGATTGAGCGCGGTGTTGATGGTTTCCGCTTGGATGCGGTGCCCTTTTTGTTCGAAGAGGAGAATTCACGCTGCGAGGGCTTGCCGGAAACGCATGCCTTTTTGAAGCGGTTGCGAGAGCGGGTGGATTCCCATGGCCGCGATGTTCTGTTGCTGGCCGAGGCGATCCAACCGGTGCAGGAGGCTGCGCCTTACCTCGCGGACGATGAACTGCATGGTGCTTTCAATTTCGTTCTCACGGCTCATCTGTTCGCGGCCATTGCCAGCGGGTCCACAGAGAATCTGCGTCAGTGTCTTCAGGATGCGCAGGACGCTGTGTGTGGCTGCCGCTGGGCCTTACCCCTGCGCAACCACGACGAGCTCTGGCTTGGAGATGGGCATCTGATTCCTGAGGAGGTGATCCAGATCATTCGCGCCGGACTGCATCAGGGCCAGGGCCACTGGCTCAACTGGGGGATCAATCGCCGCCTCGCTCCTTTGCTCAACGGCGATCCTGGTTCGAACCGGGTGTTGCACGGATTGCTCTACAGCCTGCCGGGGATGCCCTGTCTCTATTACGGCGATGAGCTTGGGATGGGGGACTGGCCCGGCTTGAGAGACAGGGATCCCAACCGCACGCCCATGGCCTGGACCCCGGCCCGGAATGGAGGTTTCTCGTCGGCCCCGGACCCCCTGCTCGTGTTGCCACCCATCACAGCGCCTGGATACGACTACCGGGTGGTGAATGTGGAGGTGCAGAAACAACTCCCCGGGTCTCTGCTCAACTGGCACCGGCGCATGCTCACCTGCCGTCGGTTGTTGCCGGCGCTGCGCTACGGCGATTTCGAGCTGCTCCCCAGCGCTCATCCCAGCGTGATCAGCTACGTGCGCTGTGATGGACGGATGACCGTGCTGGTTGCGGCCAATCTCTCTGCGGCAGGAGCTTCGCTGCAACTTGATCTCAGCCGCTGGGAGGGTGAGCGAACCCGGGAAGTGATGTGGGGGTGTGAGTATCCCCCTGCCTCCGCAGATTGGTTTGTGTATTTGCCGGCCCACGGCTTCAACTGGTGGTTGCTGGGCGAGGTCGAAGAGCCAAACGACGCCTTGCAGGACAGCTGA
- a CDS encoding glycerol-3-phosphate dehydrogenase/oxidase, with protein MNDTCFDLLVIGGGASGACVAYEGVRRGLRVALLESHDLGGGTSCRSTKLLHGGVRYLELAFKTADTAQLRLVREALLERGHWLQQAPFLAKRLELALPTSGVIGQAYYRLGLGLYDALSGRSGIGSSRLLSSQQLRHALPALRDDITRGVAYSDGQFDDARLNLLMALTAEQAGAVVRTRTRVVALETDSSGRLCGAISESASGQSERWQAKVVVNATGIHSDTIRRMADPSCEERMLTSRGIHLVLKQTLCPEGIGLLLPSTDDGRVLFMLPFFGRTLVGTTDTPCPQEQASSPSESEVSYLLDYVQRWFPALNNIDVGSCWAGGRPLLKPAGADVNSSRVVREHEVETLACGLVSVMGGKWTTCRPMAIDTLQAVEQQLGHALKAPGMLPLIGSASDPLQTPAQLQSQQAPLESLLPNTPQRPQQIAHLLSSHGLAAQQLVSSWSDDDRHPLSDVIPVCRGELRHAITHEHARSVTDVLCRRTRLGMVDQQDGERLRPAVSELLAQAGHASADADVLDPSR; from the coding sequence ATGAATGACACGTGCTTCGATCTACTCGTGATCGGCGGAGGCGCCAGCGGTGCCTGCGTTGCTTATGAGGGCGTGCGCCGCGGCCTGCGTGTGGCCTTGCTGGAGAGCCATGACCTGGGAGGAGGCACCAGTTGTCGCAGCACCAAGTTGCTGCACGGAGGGGTTCGTTACCTCGAACTTGCCTTCAAAACCGCCGACACGGCGCAGCTGCGATTGGTCAGGGAAGCCTTGCTGGAGCGGGGACACTGGCTCCAGCAAGCTCCGTTTCTGGCCAAACGCCTCGAACTGGCCCTGCCGACAAGCGGAGTGATCGGCCAGGCCTACTACCGCCTCGGGCTGGGCCTCTACGACGCACTCTCGGGCCGCTCAGGGATTGGCAGCAGTCGCCTGCTTTCAAGCCAACAGCTGCGTCATGCCCTTCCCGCCCTTCGAGACGACATCACGCGGGGTGTGGCCTACAGCGACGGGCAATTTGATGACGCGCGCCTCAACCTCCTGATGGCACTCACAGCGGAACAAGCGGGCGCAGTCGTGCGCACCCGCACGCGAGTCGTGGCATTGGAAACCGACAGCAGCGGCAGGCTCTGCGGTGCGATCAGTGAGAGCGCCAGCGGGCAGAGCGAGCGCTGGCAGGCAAAGGTTGTGGTGAATGCCACAGGGATCCACTCCGACACGATCCGGAGGATGGCGGATCCCTCCTGCGAGGAGAGGATGCTCACCAGCCGAGGCATCCACCTCGTGCTCAAGCAAACCCTCTGCCCGGAGGGAATTGGCCTGCTGCTGCCATCCACCGATGACGGACGGGTGCTGTTCATGCTTCCGTTCTTCGGGCGAACCCTGGTGGGCACCACGGACACACCCTGCCCCCAGGAGCAGGCCTCATCTCCATCGGAAAGCGAAGTGAGTTACCTGCTGGATTACGTGCAGCGCTGGTTTCCTGCCCTCAACAACATCGACGTGGGCAGCTGCTGGGCCGGGGGACGCCCTCTACTGAAGCCGGCAGGTGCCGATGTGAACAGCAGCCGGGTTGTGCGCGAACACGAGGTGGAAACCCTGGCCTGCGGACTGGTGAGTGTGATGGGAGGCAAGTGGACCACATGCCGGCCCATGGCCATCGACACGCTCCAAGCGGTGGAGCAGCAGCTCGGGCACGCCCTCAAAGCGCCTGGGATGTTGCCTCTGATCGGCAGCGCTTCTGATCCATTGCAAACGCCTGCTCAGCTTCAGAGCCAGCAGGCACCTCTGGAATCACTGTTGCCCAACACACCGCAGCGCCCGCAGCAGATCGCCCATCTCCTGAGCAGCCATGGGCTTGCGGCACAACAGCTGGTTTCGAGCTGGTCGGACGATGACCGACACCCGCTCAGTGATGTGATTCCCGTCTGCCGGGGCGAGCTGCGGCATGCAATCACCCATGAACACGCGCGAAGCGTCACTGACGTGCTCTGCCGCCGCACACGTCTCGGCATGGTGGACCAGCAGGATGGGGAGAGACTGCGCCCGGCGGTGAGCGAACTCCTGGCTCAGGCTGGTCACGCCAGTGCTGATGCTGACGTTCTGGATCCGTCCCGCTGA